A single window of [Clostridium] hylemonae DSM 15053 DNA harbors:
- a CDS encoding P-II family nitrogen regulator, translating to MKKLEIIIQPEKLEDLKAILDENNVNGLMISNIMGYGNQKGHKKVYRGAEYNVNLLPKVKVETVVEADAAQELINIIIDEIRTGTYGDGKIFMYEVEDAVRIRTGERGSDAL from the coding sequence ATGAAAAAACTGGAAATCATTATCCAGCCGGAGAAGCTGGAAGACTTGAAAGCTATTCTGGATGAGAATAATGTAAACGGCTTAATGATCAGCAACATCATGGGTTACGGCAATCAGAAAGGCCATAAAAAAGTATACCGGGGCGCAGAATATAATGTTAATCTGCTGCCCAAGGTAAAAGTCGAGACTGTAGTTGAGGCTGATGCCGCACAGGAACTCATCAATATAATTATAGATGAGATCCGGACCGGTACTTACGGCGACGGCAAGATTTTCATGTATGAGGTTGAAGATGCCGTGCGTATCCGCACAGGAGAACGCGGTTCAGACGCTCTATAA